A genomic window from Streptomyces sp. MST-110588 includes:
- a CDS encoding PLP-dependent aminotransferase family protein: protein MKDSSSVAQLAAILRKELDRYSEGEKLPSSRALVTRHQVSPVTVSRAIASLAAEGLVTSRPGAGVFKAAPRRAASALGDVSWQEVALSADPPYATADTGPRSADASGLLATLTAPPPEVIDLNGGYLHAALQPERALAAALARAGRRPGTWSRPPVEGLTELREWFARDIGGPRGPLGASDVLITAGGQSALTTALRALAAPGSAVLVESPTYPGTLAVARAAGLRPVPVPVDADGVRTDLLTEAFHATRARVFVCQPLFHNPTGAVLSPQRRTAVLDIARAAGAFVVEDDFARRLMHADSPPLPAPLAADDLDGVVVHVRSLTKASSPSLRIGALTGRGPALERLRAIQAVDSFFVPRPLQETALELVGSPAWTRHLRTLADALRDRRTTLLAALGSTLPGLLPHRPPHGGYHLWLRLPDGTDERAVAATALRHGVAVTPGGPYFPAEATAPHLRLTYVSTPGTAQLEEGVRRLRQAVEESVPEPYERA from the coding sequence ATGAAAGACAGTAGCAGCGTTGCACAGCTAGCCGCGATCTTGCGGAAGGAGCTGGACCGCTACTCGGAAGGGGAGAAGCTGCCGTCGAGCCGGGCGCTGGTGACACGGCATCAGGTCAGCCCGGTGACGGTCTCCCGGGCGATCGCCTCCCTCGCCGCCGAGGGACTGGTCACCTCCCGGCCCGGCGCCGGTGTCTTCAAGGCCGCTCCCCGCCGCGCCGCGAGCGCCCTTGGTGACGTCTCCTGGCAGGAGGTGGCACTGAGCGCGGACCCGCCGTACGCCACCGCCGACACCGGCCCCCGCAGCGCGGACGCCTCCGGGCTGCTGGCCACCCTCACCGCTCCGCCACCTGAGGTCATCGACCTCAACGGGGGCTATCTGCACGCGGCACTCCAGCCGGAACGCGCCCTGGCCGCCGCCCTGGCCCGGGCCGGCCGCAGACCCGGCACCTGGTCCCGCCCCCCGGTGGAGGGACTGACCGAGCTGCGGGAGTGGTTCGCCCGTGACATCGGCGGGCCACGCGGCCCGCTCGGCGCCTCCGACGTCCTGATCACCGCCGGGGGTCAAAGCGCGCTCACCACCGCGCTGCGCGCCCTGGCCGCCCCCGGTTCCGCCGTCCTGGTCGAGTCCCCCACCTACCCCGGCACGCTCGCCGTCGCCCGCGCCGCCGGGCTGCGGCCCGTCCCCGTACCGGTCGACGCCGACGGGGTACGCACCGACCTGCTGACCGAGGCGTTCCACGCCACCCGGGCCCGGGTGTTCGTCTGCCAGCCGCTGTTCCACAATCCCACCGGTGCGGTCCTGTCCCCGCAGCGGCGCACCGCCGTGCTCGATATCGCCCGGGCGGCGGGCGCCTTCGTCGTCGAGGACGACTTCGCCCGCCGCCTGATGCACGCCGACTCTCCTCCGCTGCCGGCCCCGCTGGCCGCCGACGATCTCGACGGCGTCGTCGTCCATGTCCGCTCGCTGACCAAGGCGTCCTCCCCCAGCCTGCGGATCGGGGCCCTGACCGGCCGCGGCCCGGCTCTGGAACGGCTGCGCGCGATCCAGGCCGTCGACAGTTTCTTCGTCCCGCGTCCGCTACAGGAGACCGCCCTGGAACTGGTCGGCTCGCCCGCCTGGACCCGCCATCTGCGTACGCTCGCCGACGCGTTGCGCGACCGCCGCACCACCCTGCTCGCCGCCCTGGGCAGCACACTGCCCGGCCTCCTGCCGCACCGGCCGCCCCACGGCGGCTACCACCTGTGGCTGCGGCTGCCCGACGGCACCGACGAGCGCGCCGTCGCCGCGACCGCCCTGCGCCACGGCGTGGCGGTCACCCCCGGTGGCCCGTACTTCCCCGCCGAGGCAACCGCTCCCCATCTGCGCCTGACGTATGTCAGCACGCCCGGCACGGCGCAGTTGGAGGAAGGTGTACGCCGGCTCCGGCAGGCCGTCGAGGAGAGCGTTCCCGAGCCGTATGAACGTGCATGA
- a CDS encoding VOC family protein — protein sequence MDIKLSTCFIAVDDHDKALAFYRDVLGLEVRNDVSFEGMRWVTVGAPSQPGVEIVLEPPLADPNASPADREAMAELLAKGLLRGVIFRTDDCDATFERIRAAGGEVLQEPVDQPYGVRDCAFRDPSGNMLRFNQPRGQ from the coding sequence ATGGACATCAAACTTTCCACCTGCTTCATCGCCGTCGACGACCACGACAAGGCGCTCGCCTTCTACCGGGACGTGCTCGGCCTGGAAGTACGCAACGACGTCAGTTTCGAGGGGATGCGCTGGGTGACGGTCGGCGCGCCGTCCCAGCCCGGGGTGGAGATCGTCCTCGAACCTCCCCTCGCGGACCCGAACGCCTCGCCCGCCGACAGGGAGGCCATGGCGGAGCTGCTGGCCAAGGGTCTGCTGCGCGGTGTCATCTTCCGGACCGACGACTGTGACGCCACCTTCGAGCGGATCCGCGCCGCGGGCGGCGAGGTGCTGCAGGAGCCGGTCGACCAGCCCTACGGAGTCCGCGACTGCGCCTTCCGCGACCCCTCCGGCAACATGCTGCGCTTCAACCAGCCCCGCGGACAGTAA
- a CDS encoding helix-turn-helix transcriptional regulator, whose product MNLEDLVRLRRARDLMDRDYAKPLDVPALARFALMSPGHFSRSFREAFGETPYGYLMTRRIERAKALLRRGDLTVTEVCFAVGCTSLGSFSSRFTELVGESPSAYRARSHEAGAAIPACIAKMYTRPVRNGEAKPADPPVA is encoded by the coding sequence GTGAACCTGGAAGACCTCGTCCGGCTGCGCCGGGCCCGTGACCTGATGGACCGCGACTACGCCAAGCCGCTCGACGTCCCGGCGCTCGCGCGCTTCGCCCTCATGTCGCCGGGCCATTTCTCCCGCAGCTTCCGCGAGGCATTCGGGGAGACACCGTACGGCTACCTGATGACGCGCCGGATCGAGCGGGCCAAGGCGCTGCTGCGCCGGGGGGACCTGACGGTGACGGAGGTCTGCTTCGCGGTCGGCTGTACCTCGCTGGGGTCCTTCAGCTCGCGCTTCACCGAACTGGTCGGGGAGAGCCCGAGCGCGTACCGGGCCCGCAGTCATGAGGCGGGCGCCGCCATCCCGGCCTGCATCGCCAAGATGTACACGCGACCGGTCAGGAATGGAGAAGCCAAACCCGCTGATCCGCCCGTAGCGTGA
- a CDS encoding aldehyde dehydrogenase (NADP(+)), with translation MWSIDPRTGARREQVAAEATAEEVDAAVRAAHAARDALADRGVRAALLRRAGDLLDETGADVIATADAETALGTDRLAGELARTTYQLRAFADDVEEGAFLDVRIDHADPGRTPPRPDLRRYKVPLGVVAVYAASNFPLAFSVPGGDTASALAAGCPVVVKAHPGHPATSELCASVLRRAASGLGLPEGLIGLVHGFDAGVELVRHPLVAAAGFTGSVRGGRALYDAAAARPRPIPFHGELGSLNPVVITEAAAEERAEQIGAGLAASMTLGAGQFCVKPGLVLVPAGAAGDRMVSSLTTAVRKTGPGVLLDRRMRTAFLEGVRARTTGLPDVRTPVTPGAAGEHAVAAGFLTVPADRLTTEGGPYDLLLEECFGPVTVLARYADEAELDAVLARLPGNLTATLHLGAAECGGSAESAGVGASGDLRAGVGVGARTDASDGVRDGAGAEGGVKSDAGAVASAGANEGTGVGAHAGAVGGGRGARLLAALTPLAGRVVVNGWPTGVAVAPAQHHGGPYPATTSTSTSVGGTAVERWLRPVVHQDTPPALLPPELREDNPLGLPRHVDGRRDP, from the coding sequence GTGTGGAGCATCGATCCCCGGACCGGAGCGCGGCGCGAACAGGTCGCCGCGGAGGCCACGGCCGAGGAGGTCGACGCGGCGGTACGCGCCGCGCACGCCGCCCGTGACGCGCTCGCCGACCGCGGCGTACGGGCCGCCCTGCTGCGCCGCGCCGGCGATCTCCTGGACGAGACCGGTGCGGACGTCATCGCAACCGCCGACGCGGAGACCGCACTCGGAACCGACCGGCTCGCCGGCGAACTGGCCCGTACGACCTACCAGTTGCGCGCGTTCGCCGACGACGTGGAGGAAGGCGCCTTCCTCGACGTACGGATCGACCACGCCGACCCCGGCCGCACGCCGCCCCGGCCCGACCTGCGCCGCTACAAGGTCCCGCTCGGCGTCGTCGCCGTCTACGCCGCGAGCAACTTCCCGCTCGCCTTCTCCGTACCCGGCGGCGACACCGCCAGCGCGCTGGCCGCCGGCTGCCCCGTCGTCGTCAAGGCGCATCCCGGCCACCCCGCCACCTCGGAACTGTGCGCATCCGTGCTGCGCCGCGCCGCGAGCGGACTCGGCCTTCCCGAGGGCCTGATCGGCCTGGTGCACGGCTTCGACGCGGGCGTGGAGCTGGTGCGGCACCCGCTGGTCGCCGCCGCCGGCTTCACCGGGTCCGTACGCGGCGGACGGGCCCTGTACGACGCGGCGGCGGCCCGCCCCCGTCCCATCCCCTTCCACGGCGAGCTCGGCAGCCTCAACCCCGTTGTGATCACCGAGGCCGCCGCCGAGGAGCGCGCCGAACAGATCGGCGCGGGGCTCGCGGCGTCGATGACGCTCGGCGCCGGGCAGTTCTGCGTCAAGCCGGGGCTGGTGCTGGTGCCGGCCGGCGCGGCCGGGGACCGGATGGTGAGCTCCCTGACCACCGCCGTGAGGAAGACCGGGCCGGGCGTCCTTCTGGACCGGCGGATGCGTACGGCCTTCCTGGAAGGCGTACGCGCCCGGACGACCGGGCTTCCGGATGTCCGTACGCCCGTGACACCCGGAGCGGCCGGTGAGCACGCCGTCGCCGCGGGCTTCCTCACCGTTCCGGCGGACCGCCTCACCACCGAGGGTGGGCCGTACGACCTGCTGCTGGAGGAGTGCTTCGGGCCGGTGACCGTCCTCGCGCGGTACGCGGACGAGGCCGAACTCGACGCGGTACTGGCCCGGCTGCCCGGCAACCTCACCGCGACACTGCACCTGGGGGCGGCGGAGTGCGGTGGGAGTGCTGAGAGTGCGGGGGTGGGCGCGAGTGGCGATCTGCGCGCGGGCGTGGGCGTCGGCGCGCGTACGGATGCGAGCGACGGCGTGCGTGATGGCGCGGGCGCGGAAGGGGGCGTGAAGTCCGATGCGGGCGCGGTCGCGAGTGCCGGAGCGAACGAAGGTACGGGCGTCGGCGCGCACGCCGGAGCGGTGGGCGGCGGGCGTGGTGCCCGGCTGCTGGCCGCGCTGACCCCGCTGGCCGGCCGGGTGGTCGTCAACGGCTGGCCGACCGGGGTGGCGGTGGCCCCGGCCCAGCACCACGGCGGCCCCTACCCGGCCACCACCTCGACCTCCACCTCCGTGGGCGGCACCGCCGTCGAACGCTGGCTGCGCCCGGTCGTCCACCAGGACACCCCGCCCGCCCTCCTCCCGCCCGAGTTGCGCGAGGACAACCCCCTCGGCCTCCCGCGTCACGTCGACGGCCGCCGAGACCCGTGA
- a CDS encoding DsbA family oxidoreductase, whose translation MRVEIWSDIACPWCYIGKARFEEGLARFAHRDEVRVVHRSFELDPRAEAASDVPVIDMLARKYGVSREQAESMEGRVAGAAAQAGLEYRSDRLHGNTFDMHRLLHLAKARGVQDALLGALYRANFAEARPLGDPATLVGIAVGAGLDAEETERVLADKGAYADAVRADEREAAELGVTGVPFFVIDRRYGISGGQPAEVFVQALERAYAEREGSGGGEGPVEAGAETAADEMCADGADGTCAVR comes from the coding sequence ATGCGCGTCGAAATCTGGTCGGACATCGCCTGCCCCTGGTGCTACATAGGAAAGGCCCGTTTCGAGGAGGGGCTGGCGCGGTTCGCGCACCGGGACGAGGTGCGGGTGGTGCACCGGTCCTTCGAGCTGGACCCGCGGGCGGAGGCCGCCTCGGACGTGCCGGTGATCGACATGCTGGCCCGGAAGTACGGAGTGTCGCGGGAGCAGGCCGAGAGCATGGAGGGGCGGGTCGCCGGGGCCGCCGCGCAGGCCGGACTGGAGTACCGGTCCGACCGCCTGCACGGCAACACCTTTGACATGCACCGGCTGCTGCACCTGGCCAAGGCGCGCGGTGTGCAGGACGCCCTGCTCGGGGCGCTGTACCGGGCGAACTTCGCCGAGGCCCGGCCGCTCGGCGATCCCGCCACGCTCGTCGGGATCGCCGTCGGGGCCGGGCTGGACGCTGAGGAGACCGAGCGCGTACTGGCGGACAAGGGTGCGTACGCGGACGCCGTACGGGCCGATGAGCGCGAGGCGGCGGAACTGGGCGTCACCGGCGTGCCGTTCTTCGTCATCGACCGCCGCTACGGCATTTCCGGCGGGCAGCCGGCCGAGGTCTTCGTGCAGGCGCTGGAACGGGCGTACGCCGAGAGGGAGGGAAGCGGGGGCGGAGAAGGGCCGGTGGAGGCCGGGGCGGAGACTGCCGCTGATGAGATGTGTGCGGACGGTGCGGACGGGACGTGCGCCGTGCGCTGA
- a CDS encoding GNAT family N-acetyltransferase has protein sequence MRPATPDDLDAITLLHVRARAAYDRARTQGAAHPGSRPPGPPPDTYETSGASDAYGTPATPGTYTTPDPPDTPGAPGTYGRVHPTAGHIRVDRTPAAPDPAAPDPPASGSAAFRSADPAPAEYVRFRDAWQRALARADTTVLCAERDGTVLGAAAFRLAPDAVVPATATLRQLHVDPAHWRQGIGTALLHACRDAWRDHAVSRALLEVFWHNRRARAFYTRHGWQPDPDRPPAPDATHLHLFLPLGTAITVAP, from the coding sequence GTGCGCCCCGCAACCCCTGACGACCTGGACGCGATCACGCTCCTGCACGTCCGCGCCCGCGCCGCGTACGACCGGGCCCGCACCCAGGGCGCGGCGCACCCCGGCAGCCGCCCACCCGGCCCGCCGCCCGACACGTACGAAACTTCCGGCGCATCCGACGCGTACGGAACCCCCGCCACCCCCGGCACATACACAACTCCCGACCCTCCGGACACTCCCGGCGCTCCCGGCACGTACGGCCGTGTCCACCCCACAGCCGGCCACATCCGCGTCGATCGCACCCCCGCGGCCCCCGATCCTGCCGCCCCCGATCCTCCTGCCTCTGGTTCCGCCGCCTTCCGTTCCGCCGACCCCGCCCCCGCCGAGTACGTCCGCTTCCGTGACGCCTGGCAGCGGGCGCTGGCCCGCGCGGACACGACCGTGCTGTGTGCCGAGCGGGACGGCACCGTCCTGGGCGCCGCCGCCTTCCGTCTCGCGCCGGACGCGGTGGTGCCCGCCACGGCCACCCTCCGCCAACTGCACGTCGACCCCGCCCACTGGCGGCAGGGCATCGGCACCGCCCTGCTCCACGCCTGCCGGGACGCCTGGCGGGACCACGCGGTCTCCCGGGCCCTGCTGGAGGTGTTCTGGCACAACCGGCGCGCCCGCGCCTTCTACACCCGGCACGGCTGGCAACCGGACCCGGACCGTCCGCCCGCCCCCGACGCCACCCACCTGCACCTGTTCCTGCCGCTGGGCACCGCGATCACCGTCGCGCCGTAG